The nucleotide window GCGCTCTCCTGGCGCAACTCCCAGCGATCACTGCTCGCCGCCTACGCCGCTGCCTGCCGTGACGACTCTCCGGTGTCGGCGGGCCACCCGAACCGGGTAAGAAAGAGGCCGCGCCGTTGAGCGATGACACGATACGCCTGGTCACGATCGGGCGGATACTCCGTCGGCGCCGACGGCTTCTCACCATCCTCGCCGTGGTGGGTGCGCTCGTCGGCTACGGCACCTCGTTGCTGCTTCCGCCGCGTTACACGACATCGGCATCGGTACTGCTGCCGGGTGCGTGGGAGGAGCGCGAGCTGCTGACCCAGACGGAGATCGCGACCAGTTCGGTGGTGGTCGACCGCGCGGCCGCCACGCTCGACTGGACCGGGGTCGGCGGCAGCGAGCTGCGGGATCGGGTGAGCGCCGAGGCCACCGACGGGAACATCATCAAGATCTCGGGCACGGCCGACACCCCGAAGCGCGCACAGCAGCTCGCCGACCAGGTGGCCCAGCAGTTCGTCGCCTTCGCCGCGCGGATCGCGGGCGAGGACACCGAGTCCGAAGCGGCGGCGCCCGAGGCACTGCGGCAGATGGTGGTGAAGACCAACCGCCGTATCACCGAGCTGGCCGACGCGGCCGGTCCGGGGCAGACCGTGGAGAGCGTGCAGACCCGCACCGAACTCGCGAAGCTGCGCGCCGCGCTGCAGCAGGCCATCGACAAGCTGGACCAGGCCGACCCGGCCTCCGAACAGGCCAACCTGGTCGTCATGGGGCCGGCGGCCCGGCCGACCGGGGAGACACCGCCGACGAGGACGCAGCTCATCGTCGCCGGGGCGCTGCTGTTCTTCCTCCTCACGGTCATCGGCCATCTCGTCGCCGCTCGGATGAGTCGCCGGCTGCGCACCGAACCGGAGATCGCCGCGGCGCTGGGCTCGGCACTGCTGGGCACCGTCGACGTACCCGGTGAACGGGCCGCGTACCGGCCGAAAGGCCGTGGCCCGCGGGCCCGGATCCGGAGGCTGCTGGGCGCCGACATCCGGTGGGACCTACCGACCCCGCGGACCTCCGGCGACGAGGCCGGCAGGCAGATCCGCTACCGGCGGGTGTGCGCCCGCCTCCGGGACCAGCTGCCGGTCCCCCGGCGGCTGCTGGTTGTCGTCCCGGACGGCGACGAGATCGCCCGCCGGGCCGCCGGGCAGCTCGTCGCCGAGGCCGAGAGCGATCCGCTGCTGCGGGTGGTGGGGGTCTCGGTGTCCCGGCCGATGGTGCCGGACCGCGACAACGAGTCCGGTGCCCTGGTCGTGCTCAGCGCGGGCAGCTGGACCGCAGGGGAGCTCGCCGGCATCGCCGAGGCGTGTGCGGACGCCAAGCACGAGATCGTCGGCATCGTCCTCGCCGGCCCGGTCCGGGCCCGTCCGACGCGGTCCGCCGGCCGTCCTCGGGATGCCGCCACGCCGGGGCTCGCGGTCGGCGACGACGCGACGGGAGGTTCACGGTGACGACGCGTACGACTTCGGAGTCGTCGGCCGCCGCTCCGCTGCTGGACCTGCAGGCGCTGGTGGTGGCGGTGCGCAGGCGCCGCCGCCTCTGGTGCTCCATGGCGCTGCTGGGGCTGCTCGCCGGCGTGGCGGTGGCGGTCCTGCTGCCGCCGCCGCCGACCGCGGTGACCAAGGTGCTGGTCGCGCATCAGGCGGACCAGCCGAACGACCCCGGAACGCTGATCCGCACCGACGTCGCGCTGTTGCAGACCACGCGGATCGCCAGTGAGGCCCTGCAGTCCCTCGAGTCCTCGGAAAAACCGGAGGACTTCATGGAGGACTACGAGGGTCTCGGCCTGACCAACAACCTGCTGCAGATCAATGTGACGGGTGACAGCGACGCGGAAGCGGTGGCCCGCGCCAAGGCGCTGGCCGACGCGTTCGTCGCGGACCATGTGAAGCGGATACGGGAAGCCGCGAACGCCGAGGCCAAAGCCCTGCTCGACCAGCGTGACCGGCTACAGGACGATCTCGCCCAGGTCAACAAGGCGATCGGAGACGGATCACCGGACAGCGGGCCGAAGTCGTCGGCGGACATGGAGTCGCTCTTCGCCCGCCGGGCCGAACTCACCTCGCGGATCTCCGATTTCGACCAGCGCGCAGCGGAGGCGCGCATCGGCACGCCCCAACTCGTCGCCGGCACACAGATCGTGGACGCACCGCGCGCGGTGCGCCACTCCCTGCCCAAAACCGCTGCCACCAACGCCGCGATCGGGCTCCTCCTCGGGCTCGCCCTCGGGCTCGCGGTGGCCGCGGTCGGCACGGTGGTGGCGGACCGCCCCGTGCTGCGCCGGGACATCGCGGCGAACCTCGGCGCCTCGGTCATCGCGGAGCTGCCCGGCCGGTCGGCCGGGCTGTGGCGGCGCCGACGGATCCGGGCGGCACGCGAACGGCTCACCATGTCCCTGGCCCGCGCCGTGCGCGGCTCCGCGGACCCGGTGTCGCTGCTGGAACTGGGCTGTGCGCGCAGCGCGAGCGTGATCGCCCTGGACCTCGCCGGGGCACTGGCGGCGGACGGGCCAGTGGTCGTCATCGATGGCCTGCCCGACCTGCGGCTCGCCGGCCGCCGCCCGAAACCAGGAGACCCGACCGTGGTCAGCGGCGAGCGTGCCGCGGCCGTGTCGCCTCAGGAGCGCCGGCTCGGCGTCGGCTCGGTGGCGCCCGGCACGGCGTGGACCGACCTCCAGTACCTCGGCACTCAGACCGTGCTCGTCGTGCGTGCCGGGCACGGCAGCGCCGCATGGCTGCACACCGTGGCGCGGCAGCTCGCGGACCAGCGCATTCCGGTGATCGGTGTGGTGCTGATCGACCCCGATCCGCGTGACCGGACCGACGGCACGCTGTGGGACGGGCTGCGCACCGCGCTGCGCGGCCAGAACGAGCGGCTGGCCCGGCAGAACGGGACGAGCCGACATCGGACGGAGCGGCTGCCGGTGTGGGCGGATCGGGTCCCGGACAGCGACCAGGAGGCACGGTAGGACATGTGTGGCATCGCAGGCAC belongs to Streptomyces graminofaciens and includes:
- a CDS encoding Wzz/FepE/Etk N-terminal domain-containing protein; the protein is MSDDTIRLVTIGRILRRRRRLLTILAVVGALVGYGTSLLLPPRYTTSASVLLPGAWEERELLTQTEIATSSVVVDRAAATLDWTGVGGSELRDRVSAEATDGNIIKISGTADTPKRAQQLADQVAQQFVAFAARIAGEDTESEAAAPEALRQMVVKTNRRITELADAAGPGQTVESVQTRTELAKLRAALQQAIDKLDQADPASEQANLVVMGPAARPTGETPPTRTQLIVAGALLFFLLTVIGHLVAARMSRRLRTEPEIAAALGSALLGTVDVPGERAAYRPKGRGPRARIRRLLGADIRWDLPTPRTSGDEAGRQIRYRRVCARLRDQLPVPRRLLVVVPDGDEIARRAAGQLVAEAESDPLLRVVGVSVSRPMVPDRDNESGALVVLSAGSWTAGELAGIAEACADAKHEIVGIVLAGPVRARPTRSAGRPRDAATPGLAVGDDATGGSR
- a CDS encoding Wzz/FepE/Etk N-terminal domain-containing protein — its product is MTTRTTSESSAAAPLLDLQALVVAVRRRRRLWCSMALLGLLAGVAVAVLLPPPPTAVTKVLVAHQADQPNDPGTLIRTDVALLQTTRIASEALQSLESSEKPEDFMEDYEGLGLTNNLLQINVTGDSDAEAVARAKALADAFVADHVKRIREAANAEAKALLDQRDRLQDDLAQVNKAIGDGSPDSGPKSSADMESLFARRAELTSRISDFDQRAAEARIGTPQLVAGTQIVDAPRAVRHSLPKTAATNAAIGLLLGLALGLAVAAVGTVVADRPVLRRDIAANLGASVIAELPGRSAGLWRRRRIRAARERLTMSLARAVRGSADPVSLLELGCARSASVIALDLAGALAADGPVVVIDGLPDLRLAGRRPKPGDPTVVSGERAAAVSPQERRLGVGSVAPGTAWTDLQYLGTQTVLVVRAGHGSAAWLHTVARQLADQRIPVIGVVLIDPDPRDRTDGTLWDGLRTALRGQNERLARQNGTSRHRTERLPVWADRVPDSDQEAR